In Pseudoalteromonas translucida KMM 520, the following are encoded in one genomic region:
- a CDS encoding YfbU family protein, with the protein MKISDGEKLILLMLSELYENLEIDGEIEPKFIQSAIFSNNLWAIPWKYSGIPFEDQDDPEIVKEVLDILDMWSFIEHSYEQLSDEEKANLEEAAKPFGKDPKFPGFDGNNESSYMGTASFIVNDLGRFEEFKGRNFNSHCPSLEGHGRMFSVFGEIRKNIDFGPLSVEDLTRILKERIHPSNRGNA; encoded by the coding sequence ATGAAAATATCAGATGGTGAAAAACTAATACTCCTGATGCTGAGTGAGCTGTATGAGAACCTAGAAATAGACGGTGAAATTGAGCCGAAATTTATTCAGTCTGCAATATTTAGTAATAACTTATGGGCAATACCGTGGAAATATTCTGGAATACCTTTTGAAGATCAAGATGATCCAGAAATTGTTAAAGAAGTCCTTGATATATTAGATATGTGGAGCTTTATTGAGCATAGTTATGAGCAGTTGTCAGACGAAGAAAAAGCAAACTTAGAAGAGGCGGCAAAACCGTTTGGAAAAGACCCAAAGTTTCCGGGATTTGATGGAAATAATGAATCTTCCTATATGGGAACTGCATCTTTTATTGTTAATGATTTAGGGCGATTTGAAGAATTCAAAGGTAGAAATTTCAACTCTCATTGCCCATCTTTAGAAGGGCACGGAAGAATGTTTTCCGTTTTCGGAGAAATTCGAAAAAATATAGACTTTGGTCCATTATCTGTTGAAGATCTAACCCGCATTCTTAAAGAGCGAATTCATCCAAGCAACAGAGGAAATGCCTAA